One segment of Stenotrophomonas sp. SAU14A_NAIMI4_8 DNA contains the following:
- a CDS encoding catecholate siderophore receptor Fiu codes for MSPIKSRKHATPLRSLPLATLAAGLGLATLPALAHAEAADNARTLDKIDVHATRGYKADKVASPKFTQRLQDTPQTIQVITSDLFNQQGATTLTEALRNSPGVGTFYAGENGNTTTGDALFMRGFDTSNSLYVDGLRDLGSISRDVFNIEQVEVTKGPAGTDNGRSAPTGAINLVSKQANLQDATSASISLGSDQQRRTTADWNQSLGATSALRINGMWQDSDQPGRDHVQNKRWGIAPSLAFGLGTATRYYLNLLYVKQDNVPDGGVPTLGLPGWTPQPTLEALAGHPVDPENFYGTRADHDDVTAQMATFRFEHDFNDSVRLTNTARWGRTEQDYLLTAFMGTGVRGAGGRPTGNITYTNPADLSSYAIARSLPTFKDQRNTILTDQLNLRADFATGAVGHALSAGLEFTREELDSYGQAATAGTSWPAANLYDPDWNVSGLNWAHNGADAHGKTTTSSVYLFDTLSFGESFLLTAGVRADHYKTEYASASVCGGRGSPVCGSNPTGTVLRNPTLEASDTLLNWKLGALYKVGDTVSLYANYAISLQPPGGANFQLSSSASSADNPKLDPQKAKTFEVGSKWGFMDDALAVNLALFQTDVDNEINTTVLDDAGNPTQTGSKRVKGVELSAVGRVTENWSVSAGFSHLDTEVKEGAKVAADGTTNLTYTPDDTFTGWTSYLLPHGITVGGGVRYAAGMHRGTDGAVGTPSFTKSYAVYDAMVSWDVNEHVSLRLNGYNLFDKQYVASINKSGYRYTPGAPRTFLLSADIRF; via the coding sequence ATGAGCCCCATCAAGAGCCGCAAGCACGCCACCCCGCTTCGTTCCCTGCCGCTGGCCACCTTGGCCGCCGGCCTCGGACTGGCCACCCTGCCCGCCCTGGCCCACGCCGAAGCGGCCGACAACGCGCGCACCCTGGACAAGATCGACGTGCACGCCACGCGCGGCTACAAGGCCGACAAGGTGGCCTCGCCGAAGTTCACCCAGCGCCTGCAGGACACCCCGCAGACCATCCAGGTCATCACCAGCGACCTGTTCAACCAGCAGGGCGCCACCACGCTGACCGAGGCGCTGCGCAACAGTCCCGGCGTGGGCACCTTCTACGCTGGTGAGAACGGCAACACCACCACTGGCGATGCGCTGTTCATGCGCGGCTTCGACACCTCCAACAGCCTGTACGTGGACGGCCTGCGCGACCTGGGCTCGATCTCCCGCGATGTGTTCAACATCGAACAGGTGGAAGTGACCAAGGGCCCGGCCGGCACCGACAACGGTCGTTCGGCACCGACCGGTGCGATCAACCTGGTCAGCAAGCAGGCCAACCTGCAGGACGCCACCTCGGCCAGCATTTCGCTGGGCAGCGACCAGCAGCGCCGCACCACCGCCGACTGGAACCAGTCGCTGGGCGCCACCAGCGCGCTGCGCATCAACGGCATGTGGCAGGACAGCGACCAGCCCGGCCGCGACCACGTGCAGAACAAGCGCTGGGGCATCGCACCCTCGCTGGCCTTCGGCCTGGGCACCGCGACCCGCTACTACCTCAACCTGCTGTACGTGAAGCAGGACAACGTGCCCGATGGCGGCGTGCCCACCCTGGGCCTGCCGGGCTGGACCCCGCAGCCGACCCTGGAAGCACTGGCCGGGCACCCGGTCGATCCGGAAAACTTCTACGGCACCCGCGCCGACCACGATGACGTGACCGCGCAGATGGCCACCTTCCGTTTCGAGCACGACTTCAACGACAGCGTGCGCCTGACCAACACCGCGCGCTGGGGCCGCACCGAACAGGACTACCTGCTCACCGCCTTCATGGGCACCGGCGTGCGCGGCGCGGGCGGCCGCCCGACCGGCAACATCACCTATACCAACCCGGCCGACCTCTCCAGCTACGCCATCGCGCGCAGCCTGCCGACCTTCAAGGATCAGCGTAATACGATCCTGACCGATCAGCTGAACCTGCGCGCGGACTTCGCCACCGGCGCGGTCGGCCACGCCCTCAGTGCCGGTCTGGAATTCACCCGCGAAGAACTGGACAGCTACGGCCAGGCCGCCACCGCCGGCACCAGCTGGCCAGCCGCCAACCTGTACGACCCGGACTGGAACGTCAGCGGTCTGAACTGGGCGCACAACGGTGCCGACGCGCATGGCAAGACCACCACGTCCTCGGTCTACCTGTTCGACACCCTGTCCTTCGGTGAAAGCTTCCTGCTGACCGCCGGCGTGCGCGCCGACCACTACAAGACCGAGTACGCCAGCGCGTCGGTGTGTGGCGGTCGTGGCAGCCCGGTGTGCGGCAGCAACCCCACCGGCACCGTGCTGCGCAACCCCACCCTGGAAGCCAGCGACACCCTGCTGAACTGGAAGCTGGGCGCGCTGTACAAGGTGGGCGACACGGTCAGCCTGTACGCCAACTACGCCATTTCCCTGCAGCCGCCGGGCGGCGCCAACTTCCAGCTGAGCAGCTCGGCCAGCAGCGCCGACAACCCCAAGCTGGACCCGCAGAAGGCCAAGACCTTCGAAGTGGGCAGCAAGTGGGGCTTCATGGATGACGCACTGGCGGTGAACCTGGCGCTGTTCCAGACCGACGTGGACAACGAGATCAACACCACCGTGCTGGACGATGCCGGCAACCCCACACAGACCGGCAGCAAGCGGGTGAAGGGCGTGGAACTGTCGGCAGTCGGCCGGGTGACCGAGAACTGGTCGGTCAGCGCCGGCTTCAGCCACCTGGATACCGAAGTGAAGGAAGGCGCGAAGGTGGCCGCCGACGGCACCACCAACCTGACCTACACCCCGGACGATACGTTCACCGGCTGGACCAGCTACCTGCTGCCGCATGGCATCACCGTGGGCGGTGGCGTGCGCTACGCCGCCGGCATGCACCGCGGCACCGACGGCGCGGTGGGCACCCCGTCGTTCACCAAGTCCTACGCGGTGTACGACGCCATGGTGTCGTGGGACGTGAACGAGCACGTGTCGCTGCGCTTGAACGGCTACAACCTGTTCGACAAGCAGTACGTGGCCAGCATCAACAAGAGCGGCTACCGTTACACCCCGGGTGCACCGCGCACCTTCCTGCTCAGCGCGGACATCCGCTTCTGA
- a CDS encoding non-heme iron oxygenase ferredoxin subunit translates to MSEAWTFVCAGAELLPGEMKSVFDEVTGTPIVVFNLDGELYALEDQCTHEEFELSSGEFNTNEGSIECVLHGARFDVRDGRALCAPAYTAVPKFPVKREHDAIWTRDDRD, encoded by the coding sequence ATGAGCGAGGCCTGGACCTTCGTCTGCGCCGGCGCGGAACTGCTGCCGGGTGAAATGAAGAGCGTGTTCGACGAGGTGACCGGCACGCCCATCGTCGTGTTCAACCTGGACGGCGAGCTGTATGCGCTGGAAGACCAGTGCACCCACGAGGAGTTCGAACTGTCCTCGGGCGAGTTCAACACCAACGAAGGCAGCATCGAATGCGTGCTGCATGGCGCACGCTTCGACGTGCGCGATGGTCGCGCCCTGTGCGCCCCGGCCTATACCGCCGTGCCGAAGTTTCCAGTGAAACGCGAGCACGACGCGATCTGGACCCGCGACGACCGCGATTGA
- a CDS encoding GNAT family N-acetyltransferase, which translates to MSTLTFRAATPADIPALITLVTSAYRGDASRVGWTTEADLLDGARIDAEGIQADLDRPRSTILLAERQGRLVACAHVADVDGKGYFGMFSVDPAQQGGGVGKQLMEAAEAHAAREWQLPVMQMTVIDVRDELIAFYERRGYQRTGIKKPFPYGDERFGIPKRDDLRFEILEKPLAGASA; encoded by the coding sequence ATGAGCACCCTGACTTTCCGCGCCGCCACGCCGGCCGACATCCCCGCCCTGATCACCCTGGTCACCTCCGCCTACCGTGGCGATGCCAGCCGCGTGGGCTGGACCACCGAAGCCGACCTGCTGGACGGTGCCCGCATCGACGCCGAGGGCATCCAGGCCGACCTGGACCGCCCGCGCTCGACCATCCTGCTGGCCGAACGCCAGGGCCGCCTGGTGGCCTGCGCCCACGTCGCCGATGTCGACGGCAAGGGCTACTTCGGCATGTTCTCGGTCGACCCGGCCCAACAGGGCGGCGGCGTCGGCAAGCAGCTGATGGAAGCGGCCGAAGCCCATGCCGCGCGCGAGTGGCAGCTGCCGGTCATGCAGATGACCGTGATCGACGTGCGCGATGAACTGATCGCCTTCTACGAGCGCCGCGGCTACCAGCGCACCGGCATCAAGAAGCCCTTCCCCTATGGCGACGAACGCTTCGGCATTCCCAAGCGCGACGACCTGCGTTTTGAAATCCTGGAAAAGCCGCTGGCCGGGGCATCGGCATGA
- a CDS encoding transposase — protein sequence MPRPRRIDAPGFPQHIVQRGNNRQTVFFSDGDRVTYLRLLCSQADQQGCRVHAYVLMHNHVHLLVTPDSPGGLSKMMQAVSRAYVRRVNERQGRSGTLWEGRFHSTLVDSDRYLLACQRYIELNPVRAEMVAHPGDYRWSSYGAHAQGRVNALLVPHSAFELMAADVEERRRRYAAFIEQGIPAVDLQAIRGALQSQRRLVGALTGSEPFRGAKGI from the coding sequence ATGCCCCGCCCGCGCCGCATTGATGCACCAGGTTTCCCGCAACACATCGTCCAGCGCGGCAACAATCGGCAGACGGTATTCTTCAGCGATGGCGACCGCGTTACCTACCTGCGTCTGCTGTGCAGCCAGGCGGATCAGCAGGGATGCCGGGTCCATGCCTACGTCCTGATGCACAACCATGTCCATCTGCTGGTGACACCTGATTCGCCCGGTGGGCTCTCGAAGATGATGCAGGCGGTGAGCCGTGCCTATGTGCGCCGGGTGAACGAGCGGCAGGGCCGAAGCGGCACCCTCTGGGAAGGGCGCTTTCACTCCACGCTGGTGGATTCGGATCGGTACCTGCTCGCCTGTCAGCGCTACATTGAGCTCAATCCGGTGCGGGCGGAGATGGTGGCGCATCCAGGGGACTATCGCTGGTCGAGCTACGGGGCCCATGCACAGGGCAGGGTGAACGCGCTGTTGGTGCCCCATTCTGCGTTCGAGCTGATGGCTGCCGATGTGGAGGAGCGGCGCAGGCGCTACGCCGCGTTCATCGAACAGGGCATTCCTGCGGTGGATCTGCAAGCTATTCGCGGCGCATTGCAGTCACAGCGGCGGTTGGTTGGTGCATTGACGGGGTCAGAGCCCTTTCGCGGTGCGAAAGGGATCTGA
- a CDS encoding cysteine desulfurase, producing MNLSTPRPIEERAAAPDWDRVRLDFPLLMREVHGKPLVYFDNANTGQKPVQVIGAVDEFYRRYNANVSRAVHALGTEATDAYEGARNKLARFLNVRASELVLCSGTTFALNLVAYSWALPRLKAGDVILVSRMEHHANIVPWQLVAQRTGATLRVAEITPDGALDLDALRKAMTAEVKLLAVAHVSNVLGTVNPVREICREARKRGIITVVDGSQAVPHRKVDVAAIGCDFYAITGHKMCGPTGTGALWARREHLDAMPPFLGGGEMIKEVSFDGTVFNDAPHKFEAGTPNISGFIGLGVAADYLEALGQDHVETREAELLAHFTEELQKIDGLRIFGTMPDKAAVVSFLIDGAHSHDLATLLDLEGVAVRSGQHCAHPLLQYYGVAATCRASLAFYNTHDEIERFIVALNKVRKLLG from the coding sequence ATGAACCTGTCCACCCCGCGCCCGATCGAAGAACGCGCCGCTGCCCCCGACTGGGACCGCGTGCGCCTGGACTTCCCGCTGCTGATGCGCGAAGTGCACGGCAAGCCGCTGGTCTATTTCGACAACGCCAACACCGGCCAGAAGCCGGTGCAGGTGATCGGCGCGGTGGACGAGTTCTACCGCCGCTACAACGCCAATGTCAGCCGTGCGGTGCACGCGCTGGGCACCGAAGCCACCGACGCCTACGAAGGGGCGCGCAACAAGCTGGCGCGCTTTTTGAACGTCCGCGCCAGCGAGCTGGTGCTGTGCAGCGGCACCACCTTCGCGCTGAACCTGGTCGCCTATTCGTGGGCTCTGCCGCGACTGAAGGCCGGTGACGTGATCCTGGTCTCGCGCATGGAACACCATGCCAACATCGTGCCGTGGCAGCTGGTCGCCCAGCGCACCGGCGCCACCCTCCGCGTGGCCGAGATCACCCCCGACGGCGCACTGGACCTGGACGCGCTGCGCAAGGCGATGACCGCCGAGGTCAAGCTGCTGGCCGTGGCCCACGTGTCCAACGTGCTGGGCACGGTGAACCCGGTGCGCGAGATCTGCCGTGAGGCACGCAAGCGCGGCATCATCACCGTGGTCGATGGCTCGCAGGCCGTGCCGCACCGCAAGGTGGACGTGGCCGCGATCGGCTGCGACTTCTATGCCATCACCGGCCACAAGATGTGCGGCCCGACCGGCACCGGTGCCCTGTGGGCCCGCCGCGAACATCTGGATGCCATGCCGCCGTTCCTGGGTGGTGGCGAGATGATCAAGGAAGTCAGCTTCGACGGCACCGTGTTCAACGACGCCCCGCACAAGTTCGAAGCCGGCACCCCGAACATTTCCGGCTTCATTGGCCTGGGCGTGGCCGCCGACTATCTGGAAGCGCTCGGCCAGGACCACGTGGAAACACGCGAAGCCGAACTGCTGGCGCACTTCACCGAAGAGCTGCAGAAGATCGATGGCCTGCGCATCTTCGGCACCATGCCGGACAAGGCCGCGGTCGTCTCGTTCCTGATCGACGGCGCGCATTCCCACGATCTGGCCACCCTGCTCGATCTGGAAGGCGTGGCCGTGCGCTCGGGCCAGCACTGCGCCCACCCGCTGCTGCAGTATTACGGCGTCGCCGCCACCTGCCGCGCCTCGCTGGCGTTCTACAACACCCACGACGAAATCGAGCGCTTCATCGTGGCGCTGAACAAGGTGCGCAAGCTGCTGGGCTGA
- the sufD gene encoding Fe-S cluster assembly protein SufD, whose product MSALLDSMAQAFCGSDARRDVLDAALRDGLPAARSEAWKYTSLRQLERRAFAPAPQAPAALDAEALADIPAPRLVFVNGRLHDGLSDTHGLPAGVQLEALSSALAAGEDAARFLGRRYERSDEVFARLNAALADEGVVLRVDEGVQVEVPLQLVFASVAGDTDLAWHHRHLIELRAGASLGVVEHRFSVGDSAHLDNTVLHARVARDAVLKHARVQAGSARQTSFLRTDAVLARDAQYHRVDLELGAALSRHELNVRLEGDNAQLTANGVLLGNGRRHVDTRLGIDHIARDTRSELLWRGVAANRSRVVFHGGIQIREGADGTDANLSNKNLLLSADAEIDTQPVLVIDADEVKAAHGATVGQLDANALFYLRSRGLPQAQAQALLSAAFCHEPLKVLPDALREQLARRLDKALAEAGVA is encoded by the coding sequence ATGAGCGCCCTGCTCGACTCGATGGCCCAGGCCTTCTGCGGCAGCGACGCGCGCCGCGACGTGCTCGATGCCGCCCTGCGCGACGGCCTGCCGGCTGCTCGCAGCGAAGCCTGGAAGTACACCTCGCTGCGCCAGCTGGAGCGCCGCGCCTTCGCCCCCGCACCGCAGGCCCCAGCCGCGCTGGATGCCGAGGCACTGGCCGACATTCCCGCGCCGCGCCTGGTGTTCGTCAACGGCCGTCTGCACGATGGCCTGAGCGACACCCACGGCCTGCCCGCCGGCGTGCAGCTGGAAGCGCTGTCCAGCGCACTGGCCGCCGGCGAGGATGCCGCGCGCTTCCTTGGCCGCCGCTACGAGCGCAGCGACGAAGTGTTCGCCCGCCTCAACGCCGCCCTGGCCGATGAAGGCGTGGTGCTGCGCGTGGATGAAGGCGTGCAGGTTGAAGTGCCGCTGCAGCTGGTGTTCGCCAGCGTGGCCGGCGATACCGACCTGGCCTGGCACCACCGCCACCTGATCGAACTGCGTGCCGGCGCCAGCCTGGGCGTGGTCGAGCACCGCTTCAGCGTGGGCGATTCGGCACACCTGGACAACACCGTGCTGCACGCCCGCGTGGCCCGCGACGCCGTCCTCAAGCACGCCCGCGTGCAGGCCGGCAGCGCACGCCAGACCAGCTTCCTGCGTACCGATGCGGTGCTGGCGCGCGATGCGCAGTACCACCGCGTCGACCTGGAACTGGGCGCCGCACTCAGCCGCCACGAACTGAACGTGCGCCTGGAAGGCGACAACGCACAGCTGACCGCCAACGGCGTGCTGCTGGGCAATGGCCGCCGCCACGTCGACACCCGCCTGGGCATCGACCACATTGCCCGCGATACCCGCAGCGAACTGCTGTGGCGCGGCGTGGCCGCCAACCGCAGCCGCGTGGTGTTCCATGGCGGCATCCAGATCCGCGAAGGCGCCGATGGCACCGACGCGAACCTGTCCAACAAGAACCTGCTGCTGTCGGCCGATGCCGAGATCGACACCCAGCCGGTGCTGGTGATCGACGCCGACGAAGTGAAGGCCGCACACGGTGCCACCGTCGGCCAGCTCGATGCCAACGCGCTGTTCTACCTGCGCTCGCGCGGCCTGCCGCAGGCCCAGGCGCAGGCCCTGCTGAGCGCCGCGTTCTGCCACGAACCGCTGAAGGTGCTGCCCGACGCGCTGCGCGAGCAGCTGGCACGGCGCTTGGACAAGGCCCTGGCCGAGGCAGGCGTGGCATGA
- the sufC gene encoding Fe-S cluster assembly ATPase SufC gives MLKIDNLHARIGDKEILKGLSLDVKPGQVHAIMGPNGAGKSTLGNVLAGRDGYEVTEGSVQFDGVDLLDQDPEARAAAGLFLAFQYPVEIPGVNNTYFLRAALNAQRKARGQDELDSMQFLKLVRQKLAVLHLKDELLHRGVNEGFSGGEKKRNEIFQLAVLEPKLAILDETDSGLDIDALKSVADGVNALRAADRSFLVITHYQRLLDYIKPDVVHVLADGRIVKTGGPELALELEAHGYDFLKDRVVREAAV, from the coding sequence TCCACGCCCGCATCGGCGACAAGGAAATCCTCAAGGGCCTGTCGCTGGACGTGAAGCCCGGCCAGGTGCACGCCATCATGGGCCCCAACGGCGCCGGCAAGTCCACCCTGGGCAATGTGCTGGCCGGCCGTGACGGCTACGAAGTCACCGAAGGCAGCGTGCAGTTCGACGGTGTGGACCTGCTCGACCAGGACCCGGAAGCGCGCGCCGCCGCCGGCCTGTTCCTGGCCTTCCAGTACCCGGTGGAAATCCCGGGCGTGAACAACACCTACTTCCTGCGCGCCGCACTGAATGCCCAGCGCAAGGCACGCGGCCAGGACGAGCTGGATTCCATGCAGTTCCTGAAGCTGGTGCGGCAGAAGCTGGCCGTGCTGCACCTGAAGGACGAGCTGCTGCACCGTGGCGTGAACGAAGGCTTCTCCGGTGGCGAGAAGAAGCGCAACGAGATCTTCCAGCTGGCCGTGCTGGAGCCGAAGCTGGCGATCCTGGACGAAACCGATTCGGGCCTGGACATCGACGCGCTGAAGAGCGTTGCCGACGGCGTGAACGCACTGCGCGCGGCCGACCGTTCGTTCCTGGTCATCACCCACTACCAGCGCCTGCTGGACTACATCAAGCCGGACGTGGTGCACGTGCTGGCCGACGGCCGCATCGTCAAGACCGGTGGCCCGGAACTGGCGCTGGAACTGGAAGCCCACGGCTACGACTTCCTGAAGGATCGCGTGGTGCGCGAGGCGGCCGTCTGA